In Kitasatospora sp. NA04385, a single genomic region encodes these proteins:
- a CDS encoding MBL fold metallo-hydrolase, with protein MSRPVSWLFRAGELAAEAGLALRDAKRSYRTLPRETWQRMRTDAFGADPSGWRLHRVRNSPHFVDGSFRNPVATRRLAYAHTPLALMRTKLAVDPNRRTPAAAVPVHRLLPGELATLPASGLRLTWLGHATVLAELDGVRVLFDPVWSERCSPFDWIGPKRLHPVPLPLAELGPVDVVVISHDHYDHLDMATVRTLAAGDAVFAVPLGIGAHLEHWGVSPRRIVDLDWWESAELDGLRLTATPARHYCSRGPRPSGKFLWSSWVVEGKRHRIFHSGDSGYFPGFADIGRRFGPFDATMMQVGAYSEHWPEVHLTPEEAVQAHRDLRGEVMLPVHWGTFDLAPHPWEEPAERAVAAAQDAGVTLALPRPGRPFEPANPPTAKPWWRAVAAAPSGADLLLPPGPAAVPDTPAALTASPALPDAPLARVRPTAGQSPAQDGEVPRR; from the coding sequence GTGTCCCGCCCCGTCTCCTGGCTGTTCCGTGCCGGCGAGTTGGCCGCCGAGGCCGGCCTCGCGCTGCGCGACGCGAAGCGCTCGTACCGGACGCTGCCCCGGGAGACCTGGCAGCGGATGCGCACGGACGCGTTCGGCGCGGACCCGTCCGGCTGGCGCCTGCACCGGGTCCGCAACTCGCCGCACTTCGTGGACGGGTCGTTCCGCAACCCGGTGGCGACCCGCCGGCTCGCGTACGCGCACACCCCGCTGGCCCTGATGCGCACCAAGCTCGCGGTCGACCCCAACCGCCGCACCCCGGCCGCGGCGGTGCCGGTGCACCGGCTGCTCCCGGGGGAGCTGGCCACCCTGCCCGCGTCCGGCCTGCGGCTGACCTGGCTGGGCCACGCCACCGTGCTGGCCGAGCTGGACGGGGTGCGGGTGCTGTTCGACCCGGTGTGGAGCGAGCGCTGCTCGCCGTTCGACTGGATCGGCCCCAAGCGCCTGCACCCGGTGCCGCTGCCGCTGGCCGAACTCGGGCCGGTGGACGTGGTGGTGATCTCCCACGACCACTACGACCACCTGGACATGGCGACGGTGCGGACGCTGGCCGCCGGGGACGCGGTGTTCGCGGTGCCGCTGGGCATCGGCGCGCACCTGGAGCACTGGGGCGTCTCGCCGCGCCGGATCGTCGACCTGGACTGGTGGGAGTCGGCCGAGCTGGACGGCCTGCGGCTGACCGCCACCCCGGCCCGGCACTACTGTTCGCGCGGGCCCCGGCCGAGCGGGAAGTTCCTCTGGTCGTCCTGGGTGGTGGAGGGCAAGCGGCACCGGATCTTCCACAGCGGCGACAGCGGCTACTTCCCGGGGTTCGCCGACATCGGCCGCCGCTTCGGGCCGTTCGACGCGACGATGATGCAGGTGGGCGCGTACTCCGAGCACTGGCCCGAGGTCCACCTGACGCCCGAGGAGGCCGTTCAGGCCCACCGCGACCTGCGCGGCGAGGTGATGCTGCCGGTGCACTGGGGCACCTTCGACCTCGCCCCGCACCCGTGGGAGGAGCCCGCCGAACGCGCCGTGGCCGCCGCCCAGGACGCGGGCGTCACGCTCGCGCTGCCCCGGCCCGGTCGGCCCTTCGAGCCCGCGAACCCGCCCACCGCGAAGCCCTGGTGGCGCGCCGTCGCCGCGGCCCCGTCCGGCGCGGACCTGCTCCTCCCGCCCGGCCCCGCCGCCGTCCCGGACACCCCCGCCGCCCTCACCGCTTCCCCGGCCCTCCCCGACGCCCCCCTCGCCCGGGTCCGTCCCACCGCCGGGCAGTCCCCGGCCCAGGACGGCGAGGTCCCCCGGCGCTAG
- a CDS encoding MaoC family dehydratase, producing the protein MTTFASLADLTAAVGAELGTSEWHTVDQDRVNLFAEATGDHQWIHVDPERAKETPFDGTIVHGYLTLSLLPVLAKECYAVEGVAMALNYGSDKVRFPAPLPVGTAVRATAVLVSADEVPGGVQAVVRFTIASEASAKPHCVAETITRFYPAA; encoded by the coding sequence GTGACGACCTTCGCCTCGCTCGCCGATCTGACCGCCGCGGTCGGCGCCGAACTCGGCACCAGCGAGTGGCACACCGTCGACCAGGACCGGGTGAACCTGTTCGCGGAGGCGACCGGCGACCACCAGTGGATCCACGTCGACCCGGAGCGCGCCAAGGAGACGCCGTTCGACGGGACGATCGTGCACGGCTACCTGACGCTCTCGCTGCTGCCCGTGCTGGCGAAGGAGTGCTACGCCGTGGAGGGCGTCGCGATGGCGCTGAACTACGGCTCGGACAAGGTGCGCTTCCCGGCCCCGCTGCCGGTGGGCACGGCGGTGCGGGCGACGGCGGTGCTGGTGTCGGCGGACGAGGTGCCGGGCGGCGTGCAGGCGGTGGTCCGGTTCACCATCGCCAGCGAGGCGAGTGCCAAGCCGCACTGCGTCGCGGAGACGATCACCCGCTTCTACCCGGCCGCCTGA
- a CDS encoding pyridoxamine 5'-phosphate oxidase family protein, which translates to MDRDDRVETLSEAECLRLLDTVPLGRVVYTEHALPAVLPVAFRVAADGRLILALRTGTRVARALDGTVAAFQVDDFDPAGRCGWSVLVHGRAEVVRDAGERAALRSGGLRPWIPDPGPEYVAISPELVSGRRIPPVFPDATPTGTAPACTAPTGTTPPAAAPATAPRAGATVPRAGAALHPADM; encoded by the coding sequence ATGGACCGTGACGACCGGGTGGAGACCCTCAGCGAGGCCGAGTGCCTGCGACTGCTCGACACCGTGCCGCTGGGGCGGGTGGTGTACACCGAGCACGCCCTTCCGGCGGTGCTCCCGGTGGCCTTCCGGGTGGCGGCGGACGGCCGGCTGATCCTGGCCCTGCGCACCGGCACCCGGGTGGCGCGGGCGCTGGACGGCACGGTGGCCGCGTTCCAGGTGGACGACTTCGACCCGGCGGGCCGCTGCGGCTGGAGCGTCCTGGTGCACGGCCGCGCCGAGGTGGTGCGCGATGCGGGCGAGCGGGCGGCCCTGCGCTCCGGCGGCCTGCGCCCGTGGATCCCGGACCCGGGCCCGGAGTACGTGGCGATCAGCCCGGAGCTGGTCTCCGGCCGCCGCATCCCCCCGGTCTTCCCGGACGCCACCCCGACCGGCACCGCTCCGGCCTGCACTGCCCCGACCGGCACCACCCCGCCCGCCGCAGCCCCCGCCACAGCCCCGCGGGCAGGCGCCACCGTCCCGCGGGCAGGCGCCGCCCTCCACCCCGCTGACATGTGA
- a CDS encoding SAF domain-containing protein: MPTPPRRLGARRRRPAVLAMAAALIAAGGLGGAVLYNSSGQRIAVLALARDVPMGQVLSPDDLVVAHIAGDPALHPLDAQDLQRTVGLRATTDLKRGALLVKSDLTSDPATQPGQQIVGVSAKRSQLPATRLQPGLQILIVNAPGGSGDATTTRTPETMTAVVAAVGKPDTDGSTVIDVAVGPADGPRLALWVAGGKFQVILAPRTAGGS; this comes from the coding sequence ATGCCGACCCCGCCGCGCCGACTCGGCGCACGACGGCGGCGCCCCGCCGTACTGGCGATGGCGGCTGCGCTGATCGCGGCCGGCGGACTGGGCGGGGCGGTGCTGTACAACAGCAGCGGGCAGCGGATCGCCGTGCTGGCGCTGGCCCGGGACGTGCCGATGGGGCAGGTGCTCAGCCCGGACGACCTGGTGGTGGCGCACATCGCGGGGGACCCCGCGCTGCACCCGCTGGACGCCCAGGACCTGCAGCGCACCGTCGGGCTGCGGGCCACCACCGATCTGAAGCGCGGGGCGCTGCTGGTCAAGTCCGACCTGACCAGCGACCCGGCGACCCAGCCCGGGCAGCAGATCGTCGGCGTCTCCGCGAAGCGCTCCCAGCTGCCCGCCACCCGGCTGCAGCCCGGCCTGCAGATCCTGATCGTCAACGCGCCCGGCGGCAGCGGCGACGCCACCACCACCCGCACCCCGGAGACGATGACCGCGGTGGTCGCCGCGGTGGGCAAGCCCGACACCGACGGCAGCACCGTGATAGACGTCGCCGTCGGCCCCGCGGACGGGCCGCGGCTCGCGCTCTGGGTGGCGGGCGGCAAGTTCCAGGTGATCCTGGCGCCCCGAACCGCCGGAGGGTCCTGA